In one window of Zestosphaera sp. DNA:
- a CDS encoding UbiD family decarboxylase — protein MSEFLWSLKEVIDDVSNRGELMIIEKPLRDEYEPTRALMEAEKLNKAVFFQVAGKRPPCVGNLVGSRQRLYQFLNVESDVEAYRKLVAAMSAEREFSDWFSEYSFSELYIPYEGDYRKLPSIKFFEKDGGYYIDASVLVAKTPEMDSYNASVHRLMLVDGGFAVRLVPRHLFRIYEQNKLKGLETPVAVAVGVHPVVFIASSISPPYGVFEFSLASVLGGSRVPIVRTPKYGLPVVAGTSVIMEGKITLDLVNEGPFVDLLNLYDVVRKQPLIRVESIYLLKDNPLFHVILPGGREHKIFMGFPREALIWDSVRKVVPKVVKVRLTSGGGQWLHAVISIERNHEGDGKNAALAAFAGHPSLKHVVIVDSDVDPDNPEDVEWAIATRFQASRGLLVIRESRGSTLDPSSEDGLTDKVAVVATYPLSQKSFFEKPRLPEG, from the coding sequence GTGAGTGAATTTCTGTGGAGTTTGAAAGAAGTCATTGATGACGTAAGCAACCGCGGAGAATTAATGATAATTGAGAAACCACTAAGAGACGAGTACGAGCCTACTAGAGCTTTAATGGAGGCTGAAAAACTCAACAAAGCGGTGTTTTTCCAAGTAGCTGGCAAGCGTCCTCCATGTGTAGGCAACCTAGTTGGGTCACGCCAGAGACTTTATCAGTTTCTTAATGTCGAGAGCGATGTTGAGGCGTATAGGAAGTTAGTTGCTGCCATGAGTGCGGAAAGAGAGTTTAGTGATTGGTTTTCAGAATATTCTTTTTCAGAGCTCTATATCCCATACGAGGGAGATTATCGTAAGTTGCCGTCAATAAAGTTTTTCGAGAAAGACGGGGGTTACTATATAGACGCTTCAGTCTTGGTTGCTAAGACGCCGGAGATGGACTCGTATAATGCTTCAGTTCACAGGCTCATGCTAGTTGACGGAGGATTTGCAGTTAGGTTGGTTCCAAGACATCTCTTCAGGATCTACGAGCAGAATAAGTTGAAAGGTCTTGAGACCCCCGTTGCAGTAGCTGTCGGCGTCCACCCAGTAGTTTTCATCGCGTCTTCAATCTCCCCACCCTATGGGGTCTTCGAATTTTCGCTAGCTTCTGTTTTGGGCGGAAGTAGAGTACCTATCGTGAGGACTCCTAAGTACGGGTTGCCTGTCGTTGCCGGGACTTCAGTAATCATGGAGGGCAAGATCACGTTGGACCTAGTCAATGAGGGTCCATTCGTAGATCTTCTCAACTTATATGACGTTGTTAGGAAGCAACCGCTGATTAGGGTTGAGTCCATATATTTGCTTAAGGACAACCCTCTGTTTCACGTTATACTTCCTGGTGGAAGAGAGCATAAGATCTTCATGGGTTTTCCTAGGGAGGCTCTAATATGGGACTCAGTTAGGAAGGTTGTTCCTAAGGTGGTCAAGGTTAGGCTAACGAGTGGTGGGGGACAGTGGTTGCATGCTGTGATATCTATAGAGAGAAATCATGAGGGGGACGGGAAAAACGCTGCTTTAGCTGCTTTTGCCGGACACCCGAGCTTAAAACATGTAGTCATAGTTGATTCTGACGTAGATCCTGACAACCCAGAAGACGTTGAGTGGGCAATAGCCACTAGGTTTCAAGCGTCTAGGGGGCTCTTAGTGATTAGAGAGAGTAGGGGCTCTACATTAGACCCTAGTTCCGAGGATGGTTTGACAGACAAGGTAGCGGTAGTAGCTACCTATCCACTCTCGCAAAAGAGCTTCTTTGAAAAACCAAGATTGCCTGAGGGCTAA
- a CDS encoding site-2 protease family protein produces MSKEELEGLISKYFTYTPTHEDENILEYLVEVLPDLTLDEAFSRIYDELVPRGYSVIMFSSKGMNFLRVSKKAVEFKKPLTQFLVLFLVTVASVAVTGYFTISNFNSIAEELNNRFSAGVPLIEPLIGTLSFLVSVLAPLMCHELGHYVVSRRAGIPVTYPLPIPAPLISPIGTFGAFIRSHHPPKDLKRLALVGVSGPLAGVTLSATLYIFSYLTSPRIPQEIALSALKADLISEIRVIPLITLFIDSLVGTKEVVLLNPIAMAAWFLLLVHFANLLPIGQLDGGHVVRSLTNVKTHSILSHMIIAVSILISFIQPNLLWLGIFSVLAWLISGRNPHYGVANLNSRLELRDKWFFSFLYAFLLLLTLPVVA; encoded by the coding sequence ATGAGTAAAGAAGAATTAGAGGGTTTGATTTCTAAGTACTTCACTTACACGCCTACACACGAAGACGAGAATATTCTTGAGTACTTGGTTGAGGTATTGCCTGACTTAACTCTAGATGAAGCTTTTTCCAGGATATACGATGAGTTGGTACCTAGGGGTTATTCGGTAATAATGTTTAGTAGTAAGGGCATGAATTTCCTTAGAGTTAGTAAGAAGGCTGTAGAGTTCAAGAAGCCCTTAACGCAATTCTTGGTTCTATTTTTAGTTACTGTAGCTTCAGTAGCTGTGACAGGATACTTTACTATAAGCAACTTCAACTCTATAGCTGAAGAACTTAATAACCGCTTTAGTGCCGGAGTTCCTTTAATCGAACCTCTTATAGGGACCTTAAGTTTCTTAGTAAGTGTTTTAGCTCCTTTAATGTGTCATGAGTTAGGTCACTACGTAGTGAGTAGGCGTGCCGGCATCCCAGTAACTTACCCGCTACCTATACCGGCGCCGCTAATATCGCCTATAGGCACTTTCGGAGCCTTCATAAGATCGCATCACCCGCCTAAAGACTTAAAGAGGCTTGCTCTAGTAGGTGTTTCAGGTCCTCTAGCAGGAGTCACACTTTCTGCAACCCTCTATATTTTCTCTTATCTCACATCCCCGAGAATCCCGCAAGAGATCGCGTTAAGTGCTTTAAAGGCTGACTTAATTAGTGAGATCAGAGTTATACCTCTGATAACCTTATTCATAGATAGTCTCGTAGGAACTAAGGAAGTAGTTCTTTTAAATCCTATTGCTATGGCTGCTTGGTTTCTTCTACTAGTTCATTTCGCTAATTTGTTGCCTATAGGGCAGTTAGATGGTGGGCATGTTGTTCGTTCATTAACGAACGTCAAAACACACTCAATACTGTCTCACATGATCATAGCTGTAAGCATACTCATATCTTTTATTCAGCCCAACTTACTCTGGCTAGGTATTTTCAGTGTGTTAGCGTGGCTTATCTCTGGTAGGAACCCACACTACGGGGTAGCCAACTTAAACTCAAGACTAGAATTGAGAGATAAATGGTTTTTTAGTTTTTTGTATGCCTTCTTACTCTTGCTTACCCTACCAGTAGTAGCCTAA
- a CDS encoding DUF402 domain-containing protein, with product MFLRVRVRGIYSTAISKILNENGVELVDVTPSIASRLKISENRGVPADVTVKTENDNLSQIMLIGFPEAINKVSEILETSIPDMLVFKPLTGLYTTFKTRVVGYEGRECIALSPWGKAVLVDYKECTQDREIPVTTIKLITNKDSKIVLSENVRIVGKYAIIGRGSNVTFSHFIRNRRRISELIDISAKYVREGYSIRWRSNSDEANLLDIMSELEELTRKYDELVKKVQKAPLLEVVYEGESARFYELTYNSKVFLDNVRKEVCPTIFLHHFFKSFDVRDSNLVGLLDVLSAKVSKDEEDKLVFKWFLSELKERKEAVVEHKKTSGKVIFMKGVISCVPESRVPALVLKRTIKTQGIYDGLNIPKEVGDIALTTMRMGDWHIKHEYFSKEGKFKGAYISFNTPTEILYTGRIRYLDLEVDLVRVGDLGCKLTDTKAFHELLAEGIITQDVLEKLITEFDKTFQEVCSKTFAPSTPHETHEV from the coding sequence ATGTTTTTGAGAGTTCGCGTCAGGGGAATATACTCAACTGCCATCTCTAAAATATTGAACGAGAATGGAGTAGAGTTAGTAGACGTGACTCCATCTATAGCGTCTAGACTCAAGATAAGCGAGAATAGGGGGGTGCCTGCCGACGTCACAGTCAAAACAGAAAATGATAACTTATCGCAAATAATGCTGATAGGGTTTCCTGAAGCAATAAATAAAGTTTCAGAAATACTAGAAACCAGCATACCCGACATGCTCGTATTTAAGCCGTTGACAGGCCTCTATACGACGTTCAAGACCCGTGTAGTAGGGTATGAAGGCAGGGAATGCATAGCTCTGAGCCCGTGGGGTAAGGCAGTACTAGTAGACTATAAAGAATGCACACAAGATAGGGAGATCCCAGTCACGACCATAAAGTTAATCACAAACAAAGATAGTAAGATAGTATTATCAGAGAATGTAAGAATAGTTGGTAAGTACGCGATAATAGGGAGAGGTTCAAACGTCACTTTCAGTCACTTCATAAGGAATAGGAGAAGAATCTCGGAATTAATAGATATTTCAGCAAAATACGTTCGAGAAGGCTATAGCATAAGATGGAGAAGTAACTCAGACGAGGCAAACCTGCTAGACATAATGAGTGAACTAGAAGAACTTACAAGAAAATACGACGAGCTAGTAAAGAAAGTTCAGAAAGCACCGCTACTAGAGGTAGTGTATGAGGGAGAGTCTGCGAGATTCTATGAACTCACATACAACTCTAAAGTATTTTTAGATAATGTGAGGAAGGAAGTCTGTCCCACAATATTCTTACATCACTTCTTCAAAAGCTTTGACGTGAGAGACAGTAACCTCGTGGGACTCCTAGACGTTTTATCAGCTAAGGTGTCTAAAGACGAGGAAGACAAGCTAGTCTTTAAGTGGTTCTTAAGTGAGTTGAAAGAAAGAAAAGAAGCTGTAGTAGAGCATAAGAAAACTTCTGGTAAAGTGATTTTCATGAAGGGAGTAATAAGTTGTGTACCAGAAAGTCGTGTACCGGCGCTAGTACTTAAACGCACGATAAAAACTCAAGGGATTTATGATGGACTCAATATCCCTAAAGAAGTGGGAGACATAGCCTTAACGACTATGAGGATGGGAGACTGGCACATAAAACACGAGTATTTCAGTAAGGAGGGCAAGTTTAAAGGCGCTTACATAAGTTTCAATACTCCCACTGAAATACTGTATACCGGCAGAATCCGCTACTTAGATCTCGAAGTAGATTTAGTGAGAGTAGGGGATTTGGGCTGTAAACTAACAGACACTAAAGCATTCCATGAACTCCTCGCTGAAGGAATAATAACTCAAGACGTACTAGAGAAACTAATCACAGAATTTGATAAAACTTTTCAAGAAGTCTGTAGCAAGACTTTCGCCCCATCCACGCCTCACGAGACACATGAAGTATGA
- a CDS encoding DNA-directed RNA polymerase subunit K: MSERIIDYLKKIDLKTKPYKLTRYEKARIVAARALQLSLGAIPLIDVSNITKDPVVIAIEELKRGLLPMTIIRRTPAGEVELIPVSKLIEVEKKLFKRVHGLED; this comes from the coding sequence GTGAGCGAGAGGATAATTGACTACTTGAAAAAGATAGACCTTAAGACCAAGCCATACAAACTCACAAGGTATGAGAAAGCACGTATTGTGGCTGCTAGAGCCCTGCAACTTAGTTTAGGTGCTATACCATTAATAGATGTCAGCAACATAACGAAAGACCCTGTAGTAATAGCTATAGAAGAACTCAAGAGAGGCTTACTGCCTATGACAATTATCAGGAGGACTCCTGCCGGTGAGGTCGAGTTAATACCTGTGAGTAAACTTATTGAAGTGGAAAAGAAGTTGTTCAAGAGAGTTCACGGGTTAGAGGACTAG
- the rsmA gene encoding 16S rRNA (adenine(1518)-N(6)/adenine(1519)-N(6))-dimethyltransferase RsmA, whose protein sequence is MVSSRNDLCLWLKKVSAEIIKELPLMRRYSQHIMIDCKLGYLFREALLKLNVKSAMEIGAGPGLLTKFIKDAVKYLVAVEIDIKFLKFGIELASEEPNIEYLMSDGLKLLNNNALRVDAVVSNTPYSLTGPLLASIVKSNIPYALLTLQKEVSERLVATPSNKSYGRVSVFIQSFMKPEIIDYVSPTAFYPPPKVWSALVLLKRRREWREEDKIFEEFIKCVFNQRRKKALKIVRECTDKLSLKEIGDSILRDLIGDKRVYELNVETFNALMKLASK, encoded by the coding sequence ATGGTGTCATCAAGGAATGACCTATGCTTATGGCTTAAGAAAGTATCTGCAGAAATTATTAAAGAACTGCCTTTGATGAGGAGATATAGCCAACACATAATGATAGACTGTAAATTAGGATATTTGTTTAGAGAGGCGCTCCTGAAACTCAACGTGAAGTCTGCTATGGAGATAGGGGCTGGTCCAGGCCTCCTCACAAAGTTCATTAAAGACGCTGTTAAATACTTAGTAGCAGTAGAAATAGACATTAAGTTCTTAAAATTCGGCATAGAATTAGCTAGTGAAGAACCAAACATAGAATACTTGATGAGTGACGGTCTTAAACTACTTAATAATAATGCGCTGAGAGTAGATGCAGTAGTATCAAACACACCATACTCACTCACAGGCCCCCTACTAGCATCAATAGTAAAATCCAACATACCCTACGCGCTACTCACACTCCAGAAAGAAGTTAGTGAGAGACTAGTCGCTACACCAAGTAACAAGTCCTACGGCCGCGTGTCAGTCTTTATTCAAAGCTTCATGAAGCCTGAAATAATAGACTACGTGAGTCCTACTGCTTTCTACCCACCACCGAAAGTTTGGTCGGCTTTAGTACTCCTGAAAAGACGTAGAGAATGGCGTGAGGAAGACAAAATCTTCGAAGAGTTTATTAAGTGCGTATTTAATCAGAGAAGGAAGAAAGCCCTCAAAATAGTTAGGGAATGCACAGATAAGCTCTCTCTTAAGGAGATAGGAGACAGCATATTGAGAGACTTAATAGGTGATAAGAGAGTTTATGAGTTAAATGTTGAAACATTCAATGCTCTCATGAAGCTAGCTAGTAAGTAA
- a CDS encoding Clp1/GlmU family protein: MSVATHALKAGEVARVSGPARIEVVDGEILLVGNIYGRGSNLVVHELRSYSLKALVETTLRVSLGSGGFFGVVDPSTEVIDDWLRVAEVISEDFNLVRKLKVVVVGPPESGKTTLTAFIANYLRGRGLNCCIIEGDVGQEDLATPATIALAVVDKPFIWQRELSFSEFRFVGCISPRNCSSRIIASTVDLVNQALFRGCDAVIVNTDGWVSGRDGVSYKLELIRWVKPTHLVVLDSNLSDLMVKVFREMIKIIRAKPPIQPRIRSREERQRLRSEAYKKYFMNSSVKTLRASKVGLIGMSPLNCVEIPASKLAEMFPELSSIATHIIRACRDEKELALLIKSPPHIGLLETLRNEIYLKYSIKLFVSSVEDLVRCLVGVVGDNMNEVAAGIIEDVRFEEDDILIKLRTPHEGLIKGLISSNIRLDEEYREVRRGE, from the coding sequence ATGAGTGTTGCTACACACGCCTTAAAAGCAGGCGAGGTAGCAAGAGTTTCAGGTCCTGCTAGGATTGAAGTAGTTGATGGCGAGATACTGCTTGTTGGCAACATATATGGTAGGGGGAGCAATCTAGTAGTTCATGAGTTACGGAGTTACTCTCTTAAGGCTCTTGTTGAGACAACGCTTAGAGTCTCTCTAGGTTCTGGAGGGTTTTTCGGCGTCGTAGATCCTTCTACGGAAGTTATTGATGATTGGCTACGTGTTGCAGAAGTTATTAGTGAGGATTTCAATTTAGTCAGAAAGCTTAAGGTAGTTGTCGTGGGTCCTCCCGAGTCAGGCAAAACTACCTTAACAGCTTTCATAGCTAATTATCTTAGAGGTAGAGGACTTAATTGCTGTATTATTGAGGGTGATGTAGGTCAGGAAGACTTAGCAACGCCTGCCACTATAGCTCTAGCAGTAGTAGATAAGCCTTTCATATGGCAGAGGGAACTAAGCTTTAGTGAGTTCAGGTTTGTCGGCTGTATCAGCCCACGAAACTGTAGTTCTAGAATAATAGCTTCTACAGTAGACTTAGTTAATCAAGCCCTCTTCAGGGGCTGTGACGCAGTAATAGTAAATACTGACGGGTGGGTCAGCGGGAGAGACGGGGTCTCGTATAAGCTAGAGTTAATCAGGTGGGTTAAGCCCACTCACCTTGTAGTCCTTGACAGCAACTTAAGTGATTTAATGGTTAAAGTATTTCGTGAGATGATTAAGATAATTAGGGCTAAGCCACCTATACAGCCTAGAATCAGGAGTAGAGAGGAAAGGCAAAGACTAAGATCTGAAGCATACAAGAAGTACTTCATGAATTCTTCTGTGAAGACTTTACGAGCTAGTAAGGTAGGCTTGATTGGTATGTCTCCCTTAAACTGTGTTGAGATTCCTGCTAGTAAACTAGCCGAGATGTTTCCTGAACTCTCCTCGATAGCAACGCATATAATAAGGGCATGTAGAGATGAGAAAGAGCTTGCCTTGCTAATTAAGAGCCCACCACACATAGGATTGCTAGAAACGTTAAGAAATGAGATATACCTGAAATACTCGATTAAGTTGTTCGTTTCCAGCGTGGAAGACCTCGTGCGGTGCTTAGTAGGTGTAGTAGGAGATAACATGAATGAAGTTGCTGCGGGAATAATAGAAGACGTGAGGTTTGAGGAGGACGATATCTTAATTAAGCTTAGAACACCGCATGAAGGACTCATAAAAGGCTTAATTAGTAGCAATATTAGGCTAGATGAGGAGTATAGGGAGGTTAGGAGGGGTGAGTGA
- the thsA gene encoding thermosome subunit alpha: MGSNMSALYGIPVVILKEGTQRTYGREALRNNIIAARALAEILKTSLGPRGMDKMLVDSFGDVTVTNDGAAIVKEMEVQHPAAKLLVEVAKATDAEVGDGTTSAVVLAGELLGKAETLLDQNIHPTIIIEGYKKAASMALEVLDELGVKISIRDLETPEGLEASKRELRNVVYSVLASKYVATPDIIDYMIDLSIEAALKVAEKKPDGTYDVRLDNVKIEKKKGASLAETKLISGIVLDKEVVHPGMPKRVEKAKIALIDAPLEIEKPDITAKINITSPDQIKTFLDEETRVLKDMVEKIAATGANVVICQKGIDDVAQHFLAKKGILAVRRVKRSDMEKLERATGGRIVTSIRDLTPNDLGYAELVEERRVGNEKMVFVEGCKNPKAVTILIRGSSDMILDDTERSFNDALHSLRNILKDPKIVPGGGAVEVELALRLRKKAEEVSGKEQLAIQAFADALEEIASILAQSAGMDPLQTIMELRRLHSEGKINAGIEVLGGKIIEDMTTTKIIDPVIVKKQVIKAATEAATAILKVDDVIAATPMKKEEKGKEGREGVEGPEGKFGGLE; this comes from the coding sequence ATGGGATCAAACATGTCAGCTCTTTACGGTATACCTGTGGTTATTCTTAAGGAGGGTACGCAGAGAACCTACGGTCGTGAGGCTCTGAGAAACAATATAATAGCGGCTAGAGCTCTGGCCGAGATACTAAAGACTAGCTTAGGTCCTAGAGGAATGGATAAGATGTTGGTTGATTCTTTTGGTGACGTGACAGTAACCAATGATGGTGCTGCTATAGTTAAGGAGATGGAGGTTCAGCACCCTGCTGCTAAGTTGCTTGTGGAGGTAGCTAAGGCTACTGACGCTGAAGTAGGTGACGGCACTACCTCAGCTGTTGTTCTCGCTGGTGAGTTGTTGGGTAAGGCTGAGACATTACTTGATCAAAACATACATCCGACGATAATAATTGAGGGTTACAAGAAGGCAGCCAGCATGGCTCTCGAGGTGCTTGATGAGCTTGGCGTGAAAATTAGCATAAGAGACTTAGAAACTCCTGAAGGTTTGGAAGCCTCTAAACGTGAGTTAAGGAACGTCGTTTACTCAGTGCTAGCTTCTAAGTATGTAGCTACTCCCGACATCATAGACTACATGATAGACTTGAGCATTGAGGCTGCCTTAAAAGTAGCTGAGAAAAAGCCTGACGGAACTTATGACGTAAGACTCGATAATGTCAAGATAGAGAAGAAGAAGGGGGCATCACTAGCTGAGACCAAGCTAATTAGTGGTATAGTGCTAGATAAGGAAGTTGTGCACCCCGGCATGCCTAAGAGAGTTGAGAAAGCTAAGATCGCCTTAATCGACGCACCACTAGAGATCGAGAAGCCAGACATTACTGCTAAAATAAACATAACTTCTCCAGACCAGATAAAGACTTTCTTAGATGAAGAGACTAGAGTCCTTAAGGACATGGTTGAGAAAATTGCTGCTACAGGTGCTAACGTTGTTATTTGTCAGAAGGGTATTGATGACGTAGCTCAGCACTTCCTAGCAAAGAAAGGAATACTAGCAGTAAGAAGAGTAAAAAGATCAGACATGGAAAAACTAGAGAGAGCAACAGGAGGGAGGATAGTAACTAGCATAAGAGACCTAACACCTAACGACTTAGGCTACGCAGAACTAGTAGAAGAGAGGAGAGTAGGTAATGAGAAGATGGTGTTTGTTGAGGGCTGCAAGAACCCGAAGGCAGTAACTATACTTATAAGAGGGTCTAGTGACATGATACTGGACGACACAGAGAGGTCGTTTAATGACGCATTACACTCACTACGCAACATACTTAAAGACCCCAAGATAGTTCCCGGTGGTGGTGCTGTAGAAGTAGAGCTGGCTCTCAGACTAAGAAAGAAGGCAGAAGAAGTTAGTGGTAAGGAGCAACTAGCTATCCAGGCTTTCGCAGACGCTCTAGAAGAGATAGCTTCTATACTAGCTCAGTCTGCCGGCATGGACCCACTACAGACTATAATGGAGTTGAGGAGGCTGCATAGTGAGGGCAAGATCAATGCAGGCATAGAAGTATTGGGTGGTAAGATAATAGAAGACATGACGACTACTAAGATCATAGACCCAGTCATAGTCAAGAAGCAAGTGATTAAGGCAGCTACAGAAGCAGCTACGGCGATACTGAAGGTTGATGACGTTATAGCAGCTACTCCTATGAAGAAAGAGGAGAAAGGTAAAGAAGGCAGGGAAGGAGTCGAGGGTCCTGAAGGCAAGTTCGGCGGTCTAGAGTAG
- a CDS encoding aconitase X catalytic domain-containing protein, whose protein sequence is MYLTKEEEAILNGELGYPYALAMKVLTTVGASLGAEKLIPVEHAHVSGISYFNIGDAGLEFIESLATSSARFHVFTTANPYAVIIDSMYGSLPEDVRSKQLKIINYLKGMGARAFTCAPYYVRRPSYGEHLAWAESNAVLYANSLVGAWSNREGGPLALFEGLLGKTYAAGVHLREGRKPKCLVRVKTGESASFLHISLLGLKVGELCPDSIPFVEGLENVSEELARIFLASFGSTSNAPMVVFNRLTPDSQELLESSDIKDRFSIDSSDLRDVLLDLRDSSESGGILYFIGCPHLSLDELTYLLRRLQVGGRRNSGKVELWLGVGDTVSLDKETVDYLSEVGVRIIRGMCPVTTKLSLLGVKYVITDSGKALHYMPKLAGVKVVIKDREEILKEFLGGGVR, encoded by the coding sequence ATGTACTTAACTAAAGAAGAAGAAGCCATACTTAACGGTGAGCTGGGATATCCTTATGCGTTAGCCATGAAAGTACTCACGACTGTAGGGGCTTCTCTAGGGGCTGAGAAGCTAATCCCGGTAGAGCACGCTCATGTTTCAGGTATCTCGTACTTCAACATAGGTGATGCAGGACTAGAATTCATAGAGTCTTTGGCAACTAGTAGCGCTAGATTTCACGTATTCACTACAGCTAATCCTTACGCAGTCATAATAGATTCTATGTATGGTAGCTTGCCTGAAGACGTGAGAAGTAAGCAATTAAAGATAATTAATTACTTGAAGGGCATGGGAGCTCGCGCGTTCACGTGTGCTCCCTACTATGTTAGGAGACCTTCATATGGGGAGCACTTAGCTTGGGCTGAATCCAACGCAGTTCTATACGCTAATTCACTCGTTGGTGCTTGGAGTAATAGAGAGGGAGGTCCTCTAGCACTGTTTGAAGGCCTCTTAGGAAAGACTTATGCTGCGGGTGTTCACTTACGTGAGGGGCGTAAACCAAAATGTCTAGTGAGGGTCAAAACTGGAGAAAGTGCTAGTTTTCTACACATATCATTATTGGGTCTCAAAGTAGGTGAGCTATGTCCTGATTCGATACCTTTCGTGGAAGGTCTTGAAAACGTGTCTGAAGAACTAGCTCGTATTTTCCTGGCTTCATTCGGTTCTACATCTAACGCGCCCATGGTAGTCTTCAATAGGTTAACCCCCGACAGTCAAGAACTCTTAGAGAGCTCAGATATTAAGGATAGATTTTCTATAGACTCAAGTGATTTGAGGGATGTCTTGCTAGACTTAAGAGATAGTAGTGAGAGTGGAGGCATTCTTTACTTTATTGGTTGCCCACACCTTTCGCTAGACGAGCTCACGTACTTATTAAGACGTCTGCAAGTCGGGGGTAGAAGGAATTCCGGTAAGGTGGAACTCTGGTTAGGTGTTGGCGATACTGTAAGCCTCGATAAAGAGACTGTCGATTACTTGAGTGAGGTTGGTGTCAGAATTATTAGAGGGATGTGTCCCGTTACTACCAAGTTGAGTTTGTTAGGTGTTAAGTACGTCATTACTGACTCGGGAAAGGCTCTTCACTATATGCCTAAATTAGCTGGGGTTAAAGTAGTAATCAAAGATAGGGAAGAGATTCTTAAAGAATTTCTTGGAGGCGGGGTTAGATGA
- a CDS encoding UPF0147 family protein: MSNTTEKQTLNEARIRQAMLMLEKIVNDSSIPRNIRRAAINSLNMLRDPSLTPGVKAANAVSILDEVTQDPNMPMHARTAIWNVIAVLSTVKD, encoded by the coding sequence GTGTCGAACACTACCGAGAAACAAACACTAAATGAGGCTAGAATAAGACAAGCCATGCTAATGCTTGAAAAAATAGTTAACGACTCAAGCATACCAAGAAATATTAGGAGAGCAGCAATAAACTCACTAAACATGTTGAGAGACCCTTCATTAACTCCGGGTGTTAAAGCAGCAAACGCCGTAAGTATTTTAGATGAGGTAACTCAAGACCCTAACATGCCGATGCACGCGAGAACCGCTATATGGAACGTTATAGCAGTACTCTCAACTGTAAAGGACTAA
- the tmk gene encoding dTMP kinase, which yields MSYFIVFEGLDGSGKTTVSLRIVEALAREGFKVLYTYEPYSEDFIKLINDYGKRLGGVMEAYLMAADRYNHVVSVITPALREGLIVVSDRYYYSSLAYQGAKGVNVEWIKTLNKFAPEPDLAIYLDVEPSVGLRRKKSSTTKIKYLEEDESFLHKVRTIYKELVARGLMIEVDASNDLEDVIKECARILCEKLKILCSQKTYDFKLRAPGF from the coding sequence TTGAGTTATTTTATAGTTTTTGAAGGACTTGACGGTTCCGGCAAAACCACTGTTTCTTTAAGGATTGTTGAGGCTTTAGCGAGAGAAGGTTTTAAAGTGTTGTATACCTATGAGCCATACAGCGAGGATTTCATCAAGTTGATTAATGACTACGGTAAGAGACTGGGTGGCGTTATGGAGGCTTACCTTATGGCCGCTGACAGGTATAATCACGTAGTTTCCGTCATTACCCCTGCTCTGAGAGAGGGATTAATAGTTGTTAGTGACAGGTATTATTACTCATCTCTTGCTTATCAGGGAGCTAAGGGCGTAAACGTCGAGTGGATTAAAACTCTAAATAAGTTCGCGCCAGAACCCGACCTAGCCATATATTTAGACGTTGAACCTAGCGTAGGCTTACGAAGGAAGAAATCTTCAACAACTAAGATAAAGTACTTAGAAGAAGATGAGAGCTTTCTACACAAGGTCAGAACAATTTACAAAGAGCTTGTAGCTAGGGGTCTCATGATAGAAGTTGATGCTTCTAACGACCTAGAAGATGTGATTAAAGAGTGTGCTAGGATACTCTGTGAGAAACTTAAGATACTTTGCTCTCAAAAAACTTATGACTTCAAGCTTAGAGCTCCGGGTTTTTGA
- a CDS encoding DUF126 domain-containing protein, with protein MRVYEVCRIYGSENVCGELRVSTRPFSFLGDVVIESAEVKGVGNIAQSVLVAPALVGSTVGPYVLYALSKRGLAPKALITKSVDPTLVAGCVLADVSLYKFVDSAIDLNELKVFEGLKVCVEGNALKIGLT; from the coding sequence ATGAGGGTGTATGAGGTATGTAGAATTTACGGGTCTGAGAACGTGTGTGGTGAATTGAGAGTGTCTACTCGCCCGTTCTCTTTCTTAGGAGACGTCGTGATTGAGAGTGCGGAGGTCAAGGGCGTCGGGAACATAGCGCAGTCTGTATTGGTTGCGCCAGCACTCGTAGGTAGTACCGTAGGTCCTTACGTTCTCTACGCACTGAGTAAGAGGGGTTTAGCGCCCAAGGCATTAATAACTAAGTCTGTAGACCCGACTCTAGTAGCTGGTTGTGTGTTAGCTGACGTGTCATTATATAAGTTCGTAGATAGTGCTATAGACTTAAACGAGTTGAAGGTATTTGAAGGACTTAAAGTCTGTGTTGAGGGGAATGCCCTCAAGATAGGACTAACTTAG